From the genome of Oncorhynchus gorbuscha isolate QuinsamMale2020 ecotype Even-year linkage group LG18, OgorEven_v1.0, whole genome shotgun sequence:
AAAGTCCCTCAGCAAGGTGGTGAAGCCCAAAGGGTGTCTGAAGGAGAGCTGCAAGGATCAGCTAACCCCAACAATCTATGATATGATTACGGAACTACCAAAGGTAAGGAACAAGAAGCCTGTTTCGGAAATGAAAGGTCAAGTGTCTTTGCAAATTGGGTGTATCAGAGATGTCTCAAGCGGGACAATTATAAAAATAAGCTGCTATAATCTTTGACGTTGGATGTTTTGTGAAAAAGGACAGATATCAGTTTTGTTCTTACTATTTCATTGCTCTGCATTGTCTGCTTAGTCCTATTTCGGATCCACTGAGAGCCTTCCTGAGATGTGTATCAGAGGTCCAAATGTGTGCAGTGGAGTGCCTGATGTGTCAAATGCAGTGGGAGAGGTGTCCAGTGACACAATGACGACTGAAGCTGCTGAAGACCTTCTGGACACTGGAAATGTCCTGAGAAAGGTGGTGCAGCTATCCACCAAGAGCCATGCTGAGGTGTGCAATGGAGAGGCTGAGGTGTGCAGCGGAGGTCCTGAGGTGTGCAGCGGAGGTCCTGAGGTGTGCAGCGGAGGTCCTGAGGTGTTCAGCGGAGGTCCTGAGGTGTGCAGCGGAGGTCCTGAGGTGTGCAGCGGAGGTCCTGAGGTGTGCAGCGGAGGTCCTGAGGTGTGCAGCGGAGGTCCTGAGGTGTGCAGCGGAGGTCCTGAGGTGTGCAGCGGAGGTCCTGAGGTGTGCAGTGGAGGTCCAGAGGTATGCAGTGAAATGCCTGAAGTGTACAGTGAATGTCCTGAGGTGTCCAGTGAGGTGTTCAGTGAGGTGCCTGAGGCACCAAACGCAGTGGAAAAGGTGTCCAGTGATACAAAGACAGAGGCTGCTGAAGAACTTCGGGACACTGAAAATGTCCACAGCAAGGTGGTGAAATCCAAAGGGTGGCTGAAGGAGGGCTGGGAAGATCAGCTGACCAAAGACTTCAATGATATGATTGCAAGACTCCCAAAGGTAAGGAACAAGAAGCCCG
Proteins encoded in this window:
- the LOC124003247 gene encoding uncharacterized protein LOC124003247, which encodes MAPSAGCARSRRVLQPGLIGADWELTWDAKRGLELQETERVLLVSCQRVQDELRISDFTVDTAPNKAIQLLKEECWKLNFLHLKDETCQATELTELYGHSETSSKETLIEEKSPKTKCPSSVAGAADIDNTNEEASEESPNNNVVDFQDESLALVSVEKDAAGDGKSLSKVVKPKGCLKESCKDQLTPTIYDMITELPKSYFGSTESLPEMCIRGPNVCSGVPDVSNAVGEVSSDTMTTEAAEDLLDTGNVLRKVVQLSTKSHAEVCNGEAEVCSGGPEVCSGGPEVCSGGPEVFSGGPEVCSGGPEVCSGGPEVCSGGPEVCSGGPEVCSGGPEVCSGGPEVCSGGPEVCSEMPEVYSECPEVSSEVFSEVPEAPNAVEKVSSDTKTEAAEELRDTENVHSKVVKSKGWLKEGWEDQLTKDFNDMIARLPKSYFGSNESLPELCSGVPEVSNAAEVVRSDTKKQKKNGVLRFFRRVWKFFTCTNSLPKEE